One segment of Salvia splendens isolate huo1 chromosome 20, SspV2, whole genome shotgun sequence DNA contains the following:
- the LOC121780673 gene encoding probable LRR receptor-like serine/threonine-protein kinase At3g47570 isoform X2: MENLNFSFALSIIFLSSFALSLNSITTDKHALISFKNSITSDPYAILSINWSQNTSVCNWIGVSCGRKHGRVTALNLSGYGLVGTLAPHLGNLTFLRYFDINSNNFSGFLPFELSKLRRLKVMNVGANSFTGKIPTWLGSLPQLEELYLHKNTFLEIRIRNNSLSGWLPSDMCDNLPNIEALDISANQLSGEIPPNIGKCRHLQQLVLSINHLNGKIPSEIGSLSRLKELYLGFNDFRGKIPEEIGNLSQLEMLRIPTSSLTGNIPSSLFNISSLKYVYLYNNSLSGNIPSNMCDRLPNIEVLNLWANQLSGEIPPNIWKCTHLQDLELSVNHFNGKIPSEIGSLSMLRELYLSMNDFRGGIPAEIGKLTRLEVLNIANASLTGNIPTSIFNMSSLTHVNLDYNSLSGTLPSSMGISLLNLEILYLYSNRLNGPIPSTINNASKLVDVDMGNNSFIGSIPDLGNLKQLQMLYLDHNHLGGEESSTQELTFLSSFTKCRNLKYLAVSDNSLNGTLPASIGNFSSSLQSIWLQNSHIVGIIPSEIGNLSSLLSIHLGGNQLRGPIPPFIGNMKKLQRLYLYGNKLEGSIPNDVCRLNNLGELILYRNMLVGSIPKCLGEVQSLREIYLDYNQLNSTIPPNFWNLTDLVKLSLSSNHLIGQLSSQLGNLKSISCLDLSFNQFSGNIPSSIGGCQLLECLYLSNNLLDGSIPQSLANVRNLKALDLSYNNLSGSIPKSLEDLRFLVHFNASNNKLVGEIPDKGCFGNLSDQSFSNNLALCGPIRFKVPPCTKNHHRSKSLMKFIVPSVILAVTMVIVILVFINKFKPRKSTLLPTAILPVTEYRRVSYIELERGTSGFSESNLLGKGSFGSVFEATLSNGLKVAVKVFNLQLQGAERSFYTETEILGSIRHRNTVRVIGCCSSPEFKALVLTYMPNGSLDKWLYSSMHCLDLIQRLKIAIDVAAALEYLHHGHTCPVVHRDVKPSNVLLDEDMVAHLGDFGIGKLFDDGEVVVQTQTLATIGYAAPELGMEGKVSTHGDVYSFGIMLLEMFTGKKPTDDMFDGEMRLKEWVSESLQENSVPIAPVFLSSEDRDLCAKEQCVLSIFELAMKCLANTPHERINMIEAANTLQRIYATRVTKRRRPRYAFSVGSRSNGL, from the exons ATGGAGAATTTGAATTTTTCCTTTGCTCTTTCGATCATTTTCTTAAGTAGCTTTGCCCTCTCCTTGAATTCTATCACCACTGATAAGCATGCACTTATTTCCTTCAAAAACTCCATCACTTCCGACCCTTATGCTATCTTGAGCATCAATTGGTCGCAAAATACATCAGTCTGTAATTGGATTGGTGTGTCGTGCGGCCGCAAACACGGCCGTGTCACAGCTCTTAATCTCTCTGGCTACGGCCTTGTTGGAACTCTTGCTCCACATCTCGGAAACCTTACGTTTCTCAGATATTTCGACATCAACTCCAACAATTTCAGTGGCTTCTTACCCTTTGAGCTCTCTAAACTGCGTCGCTTGAAGGTGATGAATGTGGGAGCAAATTCATTCACCGGAAAAATACCCACATGGTTGGGCAGTTTACCTCAACTGGAGGAACTCTATTTGCACAAGAATACTTTCTTAG AAATTAGAATTAGAAATAATAGCCTATCTGGTTGGCTACCGAGTGATATGTGCGATAATCTCCCAAATATTGAAGCACTTGATATTTCGGCCAACCAACTTTCCGGAGAAATTCCACCCAACATAGGGAAATGCAGACACCTTCAGCAGCTGGTATTATCCATCAATCATTTGAATGGAAAAATCCCAAGTGAAATTGGAAGTTTGAGTAGGCTTAAAGAGCTATACTTGGGCTTTAACGATTTCAGAG GAAAAATCCCTGAAGAAATAGGGAATCTTTCACAGTTAGAGATGTTACGTATCCCAACTTCCTCTCTGACCGGAAATATTCCCTCTTCACTGTTCAACATATCTTCCTTGAAATACGTGTATCTCTATAACAACAGTTTGTCTGGAAATATCCCAAGTAATATGTGCGACCGTCTTCCAAATATTGAAGTACTTAATCTTTGGGCCAATCAACTTTCTGGAGAAATTCCACCAAACATATGGAAATGCACACATCTTCAGGACTTGGAATTATCTGTTAATCATTTCAATGGAAAAATCCCAAGTGAAATTGGAAGTTTGAGTATGCTTAGAGAGTTGTACCTGAGCATGAACGATTTTAGAG GAGGAATTCCAGCCGAAATAGGGAAACTTACACGACTAGAGGTATTAAACATTGCAAACGCCTCTTTAACTGGAAATATCCCAACATCCATATTCAACATGTCTTCTTTGACACACGTGAACTTGGACTACAACAGCTTATCTG GTACTCTTCCTTCAAGTATGGGGATTTCACTTCTCAATCTTGAAATACTTTATTTGTATTCTAACAGACTCAATGGTCCAATTCCAAGCACAATCAACAATGCTTCTAAACTTGTGGATGTTGACATGGGAAACAACTCCTTCATTGGCTCCATACCAGACCTTGGTAATTTGAAACAGCTTCAGATGCTATATCTCGATCACAATCATTTGGGCGGAGAGGAATCTTCAACTCAGGAGTTGacatttctctcttcttttactaaaTGTCGAAATTTGAAGTACTTGGCTGTATCAGACAATTCACTGAATGGTACCCTACCTGCTTCTATTGGGAACTTTTCCTCTTCTCTTCAAAGTATTTGGCTACAAAACAGCCACATCGTGGGTATCATTCCTTCTGAAATTGGAAATTTAAGTAGTTTGTTGTCTATACATTTGGGAGGTAATCAGCTGCGTGGACCCATTCCACCTTTTATTGGGAATATGAAGAAACTCCAAAGATTATATCTTTACGGGAATAAGTTGGAAGGGTCTATCCCTAACGACGTTTGCCGATTGAATAATTTGGGAGAGTTGATCCTTTATAGAAACATGCTTGTGGGTTCAATACCAAAGTGTTTAGGTGAAGTTCAATCCTTGAGAGAGATCTACTTAGACTACAACCAGTTGAATTCCACCATCCCTCCCAACTTCTGGAATCTTACCGACCTCGTGAAATTGAGTTTGTCCTCAAATCATTTGATTGGTCAATTGTCATCTCAACTTGGAAATTTGAAGTCAATCTCCTGTCTAGACTTATCCTTTAATCAATTTTCAGGTAATATCCCCAGCTCAATTGGTGGTTGCCAGTTATTAGAATGTCTCTACTTATCGAATAATTTGTTGGACGGATCTATTCCCCAATCCTTAGCAAATGTTAGAAATTTGAAAGCATTGGATTTATCTTACAATAACCTTTCTGGATCTATACCCAAGTCATTAGAAGACCTTCGTTTTCTTGTGCATTTCAACGCTTCCAACAACAAATTGGTCGGGGAAATTCCAGACAAGGGTTGTTTTGGTAACTTGAGTGATCAATCTTTTTCCAACAACCTTGCCCTTTGTGGTCCAATAAGATTTAAAGTTCCACCATGCACAAAAAATCATCATAGATCAAAAAGCTTGATGAAATTTATAGTGCCTTCTGTGATTTTAGCTGTGACTATGGTGATTGTCATCCTTgtgtttataaataaatttaaaccgAGGAAATCAACACTACTTCCCACTGCTATTTTACCGGTGACGGAATATAGAAGAGTTTCTTACATAGAACTAGAGCGGGGAACCAGTGGTTTTAGTGAGAGCAACCTTCTTGGAAAAGGAAGTTTTGGTTCGGTATTTGAAGCAACACTTTCTAATGGGTTGAAAGTTGCAGTAAAAGTTTTTAACTTGCAACTACAAGGAGCAGAAAGGAGCTTCTATACTGAAACTGAGATACTTGGGAGCATTCGACACAGAAACACAGTTCGAGTTATTGGATGTTGCAGTAGCCCAGAGTTTAAAGCTTTGGTGCTCACATATATGCCGAATGGGAGCTTGGATAAATGGTTATATTCCAGCATGCATTGTCTAGATCTTATCCAGAGACTGAAGATAGCAATAGATGTTGCAGCAGCCTTGGAATATCTTCACCATGGCCATACATGCCCAGTTGTCCATCGTGATGTAAAGCCAAGCAATGTTTTGCTCGATGAAGACATGGTCGCTCATCTTGGTGATTTTGGTATTGGCAAACTTTTTGACGATGGAGAAGTTGTCGttcaaacacaaacattggCGACTATCGGCTATGCTGCACCAG agtTGGGAATGGAAGGGAAAGTGTCCACACATGGAGATGTGTATAGTTTCGGGATAATGTTGCTCGAGATGTTTACAGGGAAGAAGCCAACAGATGATATGTTTGATGGGGAAATGAGGTTGAAAGAGTGGGTAAGTGAATCATTACAAGAAAACTCAGTTCCTATTGCACCCGTTTTCCTATCTAGCGAAGATCGGGATTTATGTGCAAAGGAGCAATGCGTGTTGTCAATTTTTGAGTTGGCAATGAAATGTTTAGCCAATACACCTCATGAGAGAATCAACATGATTGAAGCAGCGAACACTCTCCAAAGGATCTATGCAACAAGGGTAACAAAAAGGCGTCGTCCACGATATGCATTTTCTGTTGGTAGTCGCAGTAATGGGTTATGA
- the LOC121780673 gene encoding probable LRR receptor-like serine/threonine-protein kinase At3g47570 isoform X1: MENLNFSFALSIIFLSSFALSLNSITTDKHALISFKNSITSDPYAILSINWSQNTSVCNWIGVSCGRKHGRVTALNLSGYGLVGTLAPHLGNLTFLRYFDINSNNFSGFLPFELSKLRRLKVMNVGANSFTGKIPTWLGSLPQLEELYLHKNTFLGTIPSSLYNNTKNQKLQILNLNYNQLNGSIPYAIFNVSSLTEIRIRNNSLSGWLPSDMCDNLPNIEALDISANQLSGEIPPNIGKCRHLQQLVLSINHLNGKIPSEIGSLSRLKELYLGFNDFRGKIPEEIGNLSQLEMLRIPTSSLTGNIPSSLFNISSLKYVYLYNNSLSGNIPSNMCDRLPNIEVLNLWANQLSGEIPPNIWKCTHLQDLELSVNHFNGKIPSEIGSLSMLRELYLSMNDFRGGIPAEIGKLTRLEVLNIANASLTGNIPTSIFNMSSLTHVNLDYNSLSGTLPSSMGISLLNLEILYLYSNRLNGPIPSTINNASKLVDVDMGNNSFIGSIPDLGNLKQLQMLYLDHNHLGGEESSTQELTFLSSFTKCRNLKYLAVSDNSLNGTLPASIGNFSSSLQSIWLQNSHIVGIIPSEIGNLSSLLSIHLGGNQLRGPIPPFIGNMKKLQRLYLYGNKLEGSIPNDVCRLNNLGELILYRNMLVGSIPKCLGEVQSLREIYLDYNQLNSTIPPNFWNLTDLVKLSLSSNHLIGQLSSQLGNLKSISCLDLSFNQFSGNIPSSIGGCQLLECLYLSNNLLDGSIPQSLANVRNLKALDLSYNNLSGSIPKSLEDLRFLVHFNASNNKLVGEIPDKGCFGNLSDQSFSNNLALCGPIRFKVPPCTKNHHRSKSLMKFIVPSVILAVTMVIVILVFINKFKPRKSTLLPTAILPVTEYRRVSYIELERGTSGFSESNLLGKGSFGSVFEATLSNGLKVAVKVFNLQLQGAERSFYTETEILGSIRHRNTVRVIGCCSSPEFKALVLTYMPNGSLDKWLYSSMHCLDLIQRLKIAIDVAAALEYLHHGHTCPVVHRDVKPSNVLLDEDMVAHLGDFGIGKLFDDGEVVVQTQTLATIGYAAPELGMEGKVSTHGDVYSFGIMLLEMFTGKKPTDDMFDGEMRLKEWVSESLQENSVPIAPVFLSSEDRDLCAKEQCVLSIFELAMKCLANTPHERINMIEAANTLQRIYATRVTKRRRPRYAFSVGSRSNGL, from the exons ATGGAGAATTTGAATTTTTCCTTTGCTCTTTCGATCATTTTCTTAAGTAGCTTTGCCCTCTCCTTGAATTCTATCACCACTGATAAGCATGCACTTATTTCCTTCAAAAACTCCATCACTTCCGACCCTTATGCTATCTTGAGCATCAATTGGTCGCAAAATACATCAGTCTGTAATTGGATTGGTGTGTCGTGCGGCCGCAAACACGGCCGTGTCACAGCTCTTAATCTCTCTGGCTACGGCCTTGTTGGAACTCTTGCTCCACATCTCGGAAACCTTACGTTTCTCAGATATTTCGACATCAACTCCAACAATTTCAGTGGCTTCTTACCCTTTGAGCTCTCTAAACTGCGTCGCTTGAAGGTGATGAATGTGGGAGCAAATTCATTCACCGGAAAAATACCCACATGGTTGGGCAGTTTACCTCAACTGGAGGAACTCTATTTGCACAAGAATACTTTCTTAGGTACAATTCCTTCATCTTTGTATAACAATACCAAGAACCAGAAGTTACAAATATTAAACTTAAACTATAACCAGTTGAATGGGTCCATACCATATGCTATTTTCAATGTGTCTTCCCTTACAGAAATTAGAATTAGAAATAATAGCCTATCTGGTTGGCTACCGAGTGATATGTGCGATAATCTCCCAAATATTGAAGCACTTGATATTTCGGCCAACCAACTTTCCGGAGAAATTCCACCCAACATAGGGAAATGCAGACACCTTCAGCAGCTGGTATTATCCATCAATCATTTGAATGGAAAAATCCCAAGTGAAATTGGAAGTTTGAGTAGGCTTAAAGAGCTATACTTGGGCTTTAACGATTTCAGAG GAAAAATCCCTGAAGAAATAGGGAATCTTTCACAGTTAGAGATGTTACGTATCCCAACTTCCTCTCTGACCGGAAATATTCCCTCTTCACTGTTCAACATATCTTCCTTGAAATACGTGTATCTCTATAACAACAGTTTGTCTGGAAATATCCCAAGTAATATGTGCGACCGTCTTCCAAATATTGAAGTACTTAATCTTTGGGCCAATCAACTTTCTGGAGAAATTCCACCAAACATATGGAAATGCACACATCTTCAGGACTTGGAATTATCTGTTAATCATTTCAATGGAAAAATCCCAAGTGAAATTGGAAGTTTGAGTATGCTTAGAGAGTTGTACCTGAGCATGAACGATTTTAGAG GAGGAATTCCAGCCGAAATAGGGAAACTTACACGACTAGAGGTATTAAACATTGCAAACGCCTCTTTAACTGGAAATATCCCAACATCCATATTCAACATGTCTTCTTTGACACACGTGAACTTGGACTACAACAGCTTATCTG GTACTCTTCCTTCAAGTATGGGGATTTCACTTCTCAATCTTGAAATACTTTATTTGTATTCTAACAGACTCAATGGTCCAATTCCAAGCACAATCAACAATGCTTCTAAACTTGTGGATGTTGACATGGGAAACAACTCCTTCATTGGCTCCATACCAGACCTTGGTAATTTGAAACAGCTTCAGATGCTATATCTCGATCACAATCATTTGGGCGGAGAGGAATCTTCAACTCAGGAGTTGacatttctctcttcttttactaaaTGTCGAAATTTGAAGTACTTGGCTGTATCAGACAATTCACTGAATGGTACCCTACCTGCTTCTATTGGGAACTTTTCCTCTTCTCTTCAAAGTATTTGGCTACAAAACAGCCACATCGTGGGTATCATTCCTTCTGAAATTGGAAATTTAAGTAGTTTGTTGTCTATACATTTGGGAGGTAATCAGCTGCGTGGACCCATTCCACCTTTTATTGGGAATATGAAGAAACTCCAAAGATTATATCTTTACGGGAATAAGTTGGAAGGGTCTATCCCTAACGACGTTTGCCGATTGAATAATTTGGGAGAGTTGATCCTTTATAGAAACATGCTTGTGGGTTCAATACCAAAGTGTTTAGGTGAAGTTCAATCCTTGAGAGAGATCTACTTAGACTACAACCAGTTGAATTCCACCATCCCTCCCAACTTCTGGAATCTTACCGACCTCGTGAAATTGAGTTTGTCCTCAAATCATTTGATTGGTCAATTGTCATCTCAACTTGGAAATTTGAAGTCAATCTCCTGTCTAGACTTATCCTTTAATCAATTTTCAGGTAATATCCCCAGCTCAATTGGTGGTTGCCAGTTATTAGAATGTCTCTACTTATCGAATAATTTGTTGGACGGATCTATTCCCCAATCCTTAGCAAATGTTAGAAATTTGAAAGCATTGGATTTATCTTACAATAACCTTTCTGGATCTATACCCAAGTCATTAGAAGACCTTCGTTTTCTTGTGCATTTCAACGCTTCCAACAACAAATTGGTCGGGGAAATTCCAGACAAGGGTTGTTTTGGTAACTTGAGTGATCAATCTTTTTCCAACAACCTTGCCCTTTGTGGTCCAATAAGATTTAAAGTTCCACCATGCACAAAAAATCATCATAGATCAAAAAGCTTGATGAAATTTATAGTGCCTTCTGTGATTTTAGCTGTGACTATGGTGATTGTCATCCTTgtgtttataaataaatttaaaccgAGGAAATCAACACTACTTCCCACTGCTATTTTACCGGTGACGGAATATAGAAGAGTTTCTTACATAGAACTAGAGCGGGGAACCAGTGGTTTTAGTGAGAGCAACCTTCTTGGAAAAGGAAGTTTTGGTTCGGTATTTGAAGCAACACTTTCTAATGGGTTGAAAGTTGCAGTAAAAGTTTTTAACTTGCAACTACAAGGAGCAGAAAGGAGCTTCTATACTGAAACTGAGATACTTGGGAGCATTCGACACAGAAACACAGTTCGAGTTATTGGATGTTGCAGTAGCCCAGAGTTTAAAGCTTTGGTGCTCACATATATGCCGAATGGGAGCTTGGATAAATGGTTATATTCCAGCATGCATTGTCTAGATCTTATCCAGAGACTGAAGATAGCAATAGATGTTGCAGCAGCCTTGGAATATCTTCACCATGGCCATACATGCCCAGTTGTCCATCGTGATGTAAAGCCAAGCAATGTTTTGCTCGATGAAGACATGGTCGCTCATCTTGGTGATTTTGGTATTGGCAAACTTTTTGACGATGGAGAAGTTGTCGttcaaacacaaacattggCGACTATCGGCTATGCTGCACCAG agtTGGGAATGGAAGGGAAAGTGTCCACACATGGAGATGTGTATAGTTTCGGGATAATGTTGCTCGAGATGTTTACAGGGAAGAAGCCAACAGATGATATGTTTGATGGGGAAATGAGGTTGAAAGAGTGGGTAAGTGAATCATTACAAGAAAACTCAGTTCCTATTGCACCCGTTTTCCTATCTAGCGAAGATCGGGATTTATGTGCAAAGGAGCAATGCGTGTTGTCAATTTTTGAGTTGGCAATGAAATGTTTAGCCAATACACCTCATGAGAGAATCAACATGATTGAAGCAGCGAACACTCTCCAAAGGATCTATGCAACAAGGGTAACAAAAAGGCGTCGTCCACGATATGCATTTTCTGTTGGTAGTCGCAGTAATGGGTTATGA